Proteins encoded together in one Diabrotica undecimpunctata isolate CICGRU chromosome 3, icDiaUnde3, whole genome shotgun sequence window:
- the LOC140436197 gene encoding uncharacterized protein, translating into MDLLFSGNTCSVTPAVHTEEDDDDMLQSANTPTSSRALGAIPQILSENKQRSKKMRDTIRQQDEIHRMKMKILEEDMLRAKALREAAEKERQRATDEAELASLKLIDYKKGR; encoded by the exons ATGGACTTGTTAT TTTCAGGTAATACTTGTAGTGTGACACCTGCTGTTCATACAGAagaggatgatgatgatatgCTTCAAAGTG CAAACACTCCTACTTCTAGTAGGGCACTGGGTGCTATACCACAAATATTGTCTGAAAATAAACAACGGTCCAAGAAAATGAGGGATACCATCAGACAGCAAGACGAGATTCACAGGATGAAAATGAAGATTTTGGAAGAAGATATGCTGAGGGCAAAAGCCTTAAGAGAAGCAgctgagaaggagaggcagagaGCTACTGATGAAGCTGAATTAGCTTCATTGAAGTTAATAGACTATAAAAAAGG GCGCTAG